A segment of the Limnothrix sp. FACHB-406 genome:
TCACAGCGTTCGCTTGCCGGGTCTCATTGCTCACCAGGAGGTGATCTTTGGTGCGCCGGGCCAAATCTACACGCTGCGCCACGACACGAGCGATCGGGCCTGTTATATGCCCGGTGTGTTGCTGACAATTCGGAAGCTGATTGACCTGAAGTGCTTGGTTTATGGTCTTGAAAAACTGCTGTAGCAGCGCGACAACCTGATGTCGATCGGTCAAGGCCAATGGCCGTTGCCGTTACCTGATCACTAGGCAGCAAGGGGCTTCAGCCCCTTGTGAGGGCGACTGGTGTTGCCCTCCGATGGCTTAACCTTGTCCACTCGCCTCAGTGACTTCCTCAGAAACTTCCTCAGAACCGCCTCCGAACAACCTATGCTGGTTCCGCTGACCCGTGACGCTTTCGATCGCCTAATTCCCTCGATCGCCACCTATCCGCAATACCAATTCTATTGGGGGCGGCCGGCGGACTTCATTCGCCGCCTAGCCATTTCCGTGGTGGGCATGGTGGTGACCTGGTTGGGCAGCCTAGCCACGGGCGATGCGACGGGCCCCATTTGGTTTGTGCTGGGCTTTGCGGCAGCGCTCTATTGGTTTTGGGCCCCCATCTATTGGGCCAGCCTCCGCAATGGCAAAGTGCGCAAATTCGGCTATTGCGGTTTTTGGGAAGGTGAAATTCTGGATGTTTACGTGACCGAAGAACTGGTGGGTCAAGAGGAAACGGTGAACCGCCAGGGCGAGTTGGTGATTGTGGAAAACCGGGAGCGTTGCCTCAACTTGGAAGTGGGCGATGAGACGGGATTTGAAACCCGTTTGCAGGCTCCGCTGCGTCGCGAGCACAAGGGCATTAAGCCGGGAATGCGGGCCCAAACCCTGATTTTGTCCGATCGCCCCGATTTGGGACGAGTGGCCCAAGTGGCTGATTTTTATATCCCTGATCGCCAAGTTTGGATCAGTGACTATCCCCTGTTGCAACGGGAAGCCTTTGAGGAGGTGAGCCGGGAGCTGAGCGACCCACCGCCAAATCGTCGATCGCGTCGGCCCAGCCGTCCGGCCCCAAGCCAGGAGACCGGCTTAGCCCGCCGCCCGGATCCGCGCGATCGGGCCCTGGCCCGTTATGATCGGCGTGATGCCTCCGAGGGGCGCGGGCGGTTTGATGATCTTGAAGATGACTTTGAGAACAACGATTTCGAGAACTTTGAGGACGATCGCCGCGATCGCCCCCGTCGCCGCCAATAGAACCTGAAAACGGCCCCAACAACACAAAAAAGCCCCAACCGTCGATCAAAGTCGATCAAAACAGACCCTACTGCCCAGAATGCTCGCTAAATCCCAGGAACTGCTGACAGTTGGGTCAATTTGTCGGCTAGGGAATTGACGGAATGGGTTGAGCTTGGTATTCCTGATGTCAACATGAGCGTGCTTGACTGACCCTAACGATCCCCGATCGCCCCTTGTCACCCGAAACCGCTCGATCGCCTAACCTCGCTGAATTCCGTCTTTTGGATCCCTATCGCGCGTTAGCTCGTCGATCAGCCTGTGGAACCCCTATCCTTTTCCGATCCGTTTAATGGTGCATCGTCGCCCGGGGTGACCCTATTTGGGCCGCCACATCTTGCGCCCGGGGCAATTGGGGGAGCGGATTGGTTGCCCCCAGTGCCCCCAGAGGAGATGGTTAGCGAAGTAACCGTCATGCCCGAGCATTCTGCGGACTGGTTGTTGCAGCAGTGGTTGGATCTGGGGCTTCAGCAGCTCGAAGCCAGCAATTATCCTGGGGCGATCGAAGCCTTTGAACGGGCCCTCGATATCCAATCTGACTTAACCGTTGCTCGCCACGGCCGGGCGATCGCCCTAGTGGGAGCCAAGGCCTATGCCGAAGCTCTCCCGGAACTGGAGGCACTCCTGCAACAAATTCCGCACCAAATGGATCTTTGGGGGAACTATGGCCATGCCCTCGCTGCCATGGAGCGTCACGAGGAAGCCCTCGCCGCCTATCGCCACATCCTGGCCATTGATCCCAACGTTGTCAATGCCTGGCTCGATTGTGGGCGGTTGCTGCAAACCCTAGACCGCTGGGGCGAGGCCGCCGCCGCCTATGAACGGGCTTTGGAGTTGCAACCCACCGCCAGCACGGCCTGGTTCGCCCGGGGAATGCTTCAGAAAAAGCTCGGTCAACGGGCCCAAGCCCTGGAGTCCTTTGAACGCACCCTTTCGATCGATCCCCATTGCAAGGAAGCCTGGAACTATCGTGGCAACTTGCTCGAAGATTTGGGCCGCACCCAGGAAGCCCGCGAGGCCTATCAACGGGCGATCGACCTGGATCCTCAATATGCCGAAGCTTGGAATAACCTAGGCATTGCCCTCGATAGCCAACAGGCCCACCAGGAAGCCCTGGAAGCCTTTCACCAGTCTTTGGCCAGCGATCCGAATAATCCCGATGTGTGGAATAACTGTGGCCTCACCTTGGACAGTCTGGGGCAATTAGGCGAGGCCGTGACCGCGTTCGATCGCGCCTTGGCACTCACCCAAAACAGTCACTGGAAATCCTGGGCAAATCGGGGCTGTGTCCTTTGGCGGCTCCACGGCTATGCGGCCGCCCTCAAAAACTGGAATCAGGGCATCGACTCCCTCGATCGCCAAGCCCCAGACTATGCCCTCGGTTGCGGCATTTTGCACTATCACAAGGGTCGGGCCCATGTGGATGAAGGCCAGCGCCACTCCGATGCCTTCCCCTACTTGCAAGAGGCGCGGCTCTGTTTTGAGCAAGCCCTCAATTTCCTCACGCCCGATCGCCATCCAGATTGGTATTTAGAAGCGGCCCAAGGGGCGATCGACACGTATCGGGCCCTGGGTAATGCAGACCAAGCCCAAGCCCTGATGTATAGCGCCACGGAACTGCTGCGCCGTCGAATGCGCGAAACGGACTGCACCAGCCAAAAAATGGCCCTCGCGAACAAGCTGGCTAGCTTCTACCAAAACGGGCGATCGTAGCGCCTGGTCGTTGGAATGATTAATCCCTTAGCCAGAATTATTATTTGTAGTTACAGCCTTTACCTAGAACGATTGGTACGTCATATTACAGATGCCATAAAGCAATTATGAGGTGGGCACTGCCCACCCTACTAGCTGTTGCTGTTACCAGATCGTTAGACAGCAAGGGGCTTAATCCCCTTATTACTATGACTGAGGTTTTCAACAAAAAAACTGCGATCGCCCGATCACAGTTCGTCAAAAAGGTGAGGATAAAAGAACGAAAAAATCATTCAAGAATTGGGCAGCGATGATTCCATGAATGATTGGGAATTTGGACAAAATCACGGGTCGTGAGTCGATCGAGCCACTGGATATTTAGCAACCGCCATTGATCCGGCTTCAGCCGATTTCAGCAGTTTCCACAACACCAATCACCTAAATCGCTTCTCCCCTGTAATTCGGGTCATCATCCGGTTTGTGCTCAAGTTTTGTGCTCAAG
Coding sequences within it:
- a CDS encoding tetratricopeptide repeat protein, encoding MEPLSFSDPFNGASSPGVTLFGPPHLAPGAIGGADWLPPVPPEEMVSEVTVMPEHSADWLLQQWLDLGLQQLEASNYPGAIEAFERALDIQSDLTVARHGRAIALVGAKAYAEALPELEALLQQIPHQMDLWGNYGHALAAMERHEEALAAYRHILAIDPNVVNAWLDCGRLLQTLDRWGEAAAAYERALELQPTASTAWFARGMLQKKLGQRAQALESFERTLSIDPHCKEAWNYRGNLLEDLGRTQEAREAYQRAIDLDPQYAEAWNNLGIALDSQQAHQEALEAFHQSLASDPNNPDVWNNCGLTLDSLGQLGEAVTAFDRALALTQNSHWKSWANRGCVLWRLHGYAAALKNWNQGIDSLDRQAPDYALGCGILHYHKGRAHVDEGQRHSDAFPYLQEARLCFEQALNFLTPDRHPDWYLEAAQGAIDTYRALGNADQAQALMYSATELLRRRMRETDCTSQKMALANKLASFYQNGRS
- a CDS encoding phosphate ABC transporter permease → MLPSDGLTLSTRLSDFLRNFLRTASEQPMLVPLTRDAFDRLIPSIATYPQYQFYWGRPADFIRRLAISVVGMVVTWLGSLATGDATGPIWFVLGFAAALYWFWAPIYWASLRNGKVRKFGYCGFWEGEILDVYVTEELVGQEETVNRQGELVIVENRERCLNLEVGDETGFETRLQAPLRREHKGIKPGMRAQTLILSDRPDLGRVAQVADFYIPDRQVWISDYPLLQREAFEEVSRELSDPPPNRRSRRPSRPAPSQETGLARRPDPRDRALARYDRRDASEGRGRFDDLEDDFENNDFENFEDDRRDRPRRRQ